One genomic region from Microcella humidisoli encodes:
- the pyk gene encoding pyruvate kinase — protein sequence MRRAKIVATLGPATSSYENIRAIIEAGVNVARMNLSHGTYEVHEEVYRNVRKAAADAGSAVAVLVDLQGPKIRLGKFENGPHELAEGDIFTITTEDILGTKEICSTTFKGLPADVNPGDFLLIDDGKVKVRVLDTDGIRVRTEVVVAGPVSNNKGINLPGVAVNVPALSEKDEDDLRWGLKLGADYIALSFVRNASDVNRVHQIMREEGRTIPVIAKIEKPQAVDALEEIIEAFDGIMVARGDLGVELPLEAVPIVQKRAVELARRMAKPVIVATQMLESMISNPIPTRAETSDVANAVLDGADAVMLSGETSVGEFPVITVSTMARIVASTEEHGLERIPPLGTKPRTQGGAITLAAAEVADFVEAKYVCVFTESGDSARRMSRLRFRVPMKAFTPLESIQRRMSLTWGIETFLVDRVTHTDAMYRQVDEVLLREGLADVGDKVVVISGSPPGISGSTNDLRVHVVGDAINAAAPVWESGDHAD from the coding sequence ATGAGACGCGCAAAGATCGTCGCCACCCTCGGGCCGGCGACATCCAGCTACGAGAACATCCGGGCCATCATCGAGGCCGGCGTCAACGTCGCCCGCATGAACCTGAGCCACGGCACCTACGAGGTGCACGAGGAGGTCTACCGCAACGTGCGAAAGGCCGCGGCCGACGCGGGCAGCGCGGTGGCGGTGCTCGTCGACCTGCAGGGCCCGAAGATCCGCCTCGGCAAGTTCGAGAACGGGCCTCACGAGCTCGCCGAAGGCGACATCTTCACGATCACCACCGAAGACATCCTCGGCACGAAAGAGATCTGCAGCACGACCTTCAAGGGTCTGCCTGCGGACGTCAACCCGGGCGACTTCCTGCTCATCGATGACGGCAAGGTCAAGGTGCGCGTTCTCGACACCGACGGCATCCGCGTGCGTACCGAGGTCGTCGTCGCCGGACCCGTCTCGAACAACAAGGGCATCAACCTGCCCGGGGTCGCGGTCAACGTTCCCGCCCTCTCCGAGAAGGATGAGGACGACCTGCGCTGGGGCCTGAAGCTCGGAGCCGACTACATCGCACTCTCGTTCGTGCGCAACGCCTCCGATGTCAACCGCGTGCACCAGATCATGCGCGAGGAAGGCCGCACGATTCCGGTCATCGCGAAGATCGAGAAGCCTCAGGCGGTGGATGCTCTCGAAGAGATCATCGAAGCCTTCGACGGCATCATGGTCGCGCGCGGCGACCTCGGTGTCGAGCTGCCCCTCGAAGCGGTGCCCATCGTGCAGAAGCGCGCGGTCGAGCTCGCCCGCCGTATGGCGAAGCCCGTCATCGTGGCCACGCAGATGCTCGAGTCGATGATCAGCAATCCGATTCCGACGCGCGCCGAGACCTCGGATGTCGCGAACGCGGTGCTCGATGGTGCTGACGCCGTGATGTTGAGCGGCGAGACGAGCGTGGGCGAGTTCCCCGTCATCACCGTCTCGACCATGGCTCGCATCGTCGCGTCGACTGAGGAGCACGGCCTCGAGCGCATTCCGCCGCTCGGCACGAAGCCGCGCACCCAGGGCGGAGCGATCACGCTCGCCGCCGCCGAGGTCGCCGACTTCGTCGAGGCCAAGTACGTGTGCGTGTTCACCGAGTCGGGTGACTCGGCGCGCCGCATGTCTCGCCTGCGCTTCCGCGTGCCCATGAAGGCCTTCACGCCGCTCGAGTCCATCCAGCGTCGCATGTCGCTCACGTGGGGCATCGAGACCTTCCTCGTCGACCGCGTGACGCACACCGACGCCATGTACCGCCAGGTCGATGAGGTGCTGCTGCGCGAGGGCCTGGCCGATGTCGGCGACAAGGTCGTCGTCATCTCCGGCTCGCCTCCCGGAATCTCCGGGTCGACGAACGACCTGCGCGTGCACGTCGTCGGCGATGCCATCAACGCCGCCGCACCCGTCTGGGAGAGCGGCGACCACGCCGACTGA
- a CDS encoding hotdog fold thioesterase: protein MTLLPPDLDPELVDRLVGTGGGALCRKMGIEFLELSAERSVATMPVEGNTQVIGLLHGGAHVVLGESLGSISAAIHAGPGRYAVGIEINATHSRSITEGIVTGTCTALVLGRTLATHEIVMTDEAGRRLSTVRMTNMLRDR, encoded by the coding sequence ATGACCCTGCTGCCCCCCGACCTCGATCCCGAGCTCGTCGATCGTCTCGTCGGCACCGGCGGTGGTGCCCTGTGCCGGAAGATGGGAATCGAGTTCCTCGAGCTCTCGGCCGAGCGCTCGGTCGCCACCATGCCCGTGGAGGGCAACACGCAGGTCATCGGCCTGCTGCACGGCGGCGCGCACGTCGTGCTCGGTGAGAGCCTGGGGTCGATCTCGGCGGCGATCCACGCAGGGCCCGGCCGCTACGCGGTCGGCATCGAGATCAACGCGACGCACAGCCGCTCGATCACCGAGGGCATCGTCACGGGAACGTGCACGGCGCTCGTTCTCGGGCGCACGCTCGCGACCCATGAGATCGTCATGACCGACGAGGCCGGCCGCCGGCTCTCGACCGTCCGCATGACGAACATGCTGCGCGACCGCTGA
- a CDS encoding ANTAR domain-containing response regulator — protein MSDQDQTAAPRRVVVAEDESLIRMDIVEILRDNGFDVVGEAGDGETAVALATELRPDLVIMDIRMPQLDGIEAAKRLSENHIAPVVLLTAFSQKELVEQAVEAGALAYVVKPFTPNDLLPAIEVALSRYQQILTLEAEVADLVERFETRKLVDRAKGLLNERMGLTEPEAFRWIQKASMDRRTTMQAVAQAIIDQLGSKKDAPKKAPSDAAEAGDAGE, from the coding sequence GTGAGTGACCAGGATCAGACTGCCGCCCCCCGCCGTGTCGTCGTCGCCGAGGACGAGTCCCTCATCCGCATGGACATTGTCGAGATCCTGCGCGACAACGGTTTCGATGTGGTCGGCGAGGCCGGCGACGGCGAGACCGCGGTCGCCCTCGCGACCGAGCTTCGGCCCGACCTCGTCATCATGGACATCCGCATGCCCCAGCTCGACGGCATCGAGGCCGCCAAGCGGCTCAGCGAGAACCACATCGCCCCCGTCGTACTGCTGACGGCCTTCAGCCAGAAGGAACTCGTCGAGCAGGCGGTCGAGGCCGGAGCGCTCGCCTACGTCGTCAAGCCGTTCACCCCGAACGACCTGCTGCCCGCGATCGAGGTGGCGCTCAGCCGCTACCAGCAGATCCTGACCCTCGAGGCCGAGGTCGCCGACCTCGTCGAGCGCTTCGAGACCCGCAAGCTCGTCGACCGGGCGAAGGGGCTGCTCAACGAGCGCATGGGGCTGACCGAGCCGGAGGCCTTCCGGTGGATCCAGAAGGCGTCGATGGACCGCCGCACGACCATGCAGGCCGTGGCGCAGGCGATCATCGACCAGCTCGGCTCCAAGAAGGACGCGCCGAAGAAGGCGCCGTCCGACGCCGCTGAGGCGGGCGACGCAGGGGAGTAG